One Vigna unguiculata cultivar IT97K-499-35 chromosome 7, ASM411807v1, whole genome shotgun sequence genomic region harbors:
- the LOC114190619 gene encoding alpha carbonic anhydrase 1, chloroplastic-like: MTMRVHFAIISIASLALCTSADYFSVNFSYSGPYGPANWGRLRPSYAACSNGKAQSPVELIKTDIEMNKELKNIARNYLPTNATLVNNIFNIGVHFEGKAGDININGRNYSLKQLHWHSPSEHKANGRIHDAELHLVHLTEDIKNIAVVAVLYKLGDPDPLISQFEEKLVELGNEKEIAIGTFDLEEINKSSRRRYYRYVGSLTTPPCKEGVVWTILGKLRTLSSEQLKLLKAPLNPEFKHNARPLQQINGRKIEMYYHPNNHHATRVSP; this comes from the exons ATGACCATGAGGGTTCACTTCGCTATCATTTCCATTGCTTCTTTGGCTCTATGCACTTCTGCAGATTACT TTTCGGTTAATTTTAGTTATTCTGGTCCATATGGTCCTGCGAACTGGGGAAGATTGAGGCCATCTTATGCAGCGTGCTCAAATGGCAAAGCACAGAGTCCTGTGGAACTTATCAAGACTGATATTGAGATGAACAAGGAGTTGAAGAATATTGCAAGAAACTATCTCCCTACTAATGCCACATTGGTTAACAACATATTCAACATTGGG gTTCACTTTGAAGGAAAAGCAGGAGACATTAACATAAATGGAAGAAACTACTCCTTAAAACAACTGCACTGGCATTCGCCATCGGAGCACAAGGCAAATGGTCGTAT ACATGATGCGGAGCTCCATCTAGTCCACTTGACCGAAGATATAAAGAACATAGCTGTAGTGGCAGTGCTGTACAAATTGGGTGATCCAGATCCTCTCATATCCCAG TTTGAAGAGAAGTTGGTTGAGTTAGGTAATGAGAAGGAAATTGCAATCGGGACCTTtgatttagaagaaataaataaaagcagcAGAAGAAGGTATTACAGATATGTTGGCTCTCTCACCACTCCACCATGCAAAGAGGGTGTCGTTTGGACCATTCTTGGAAAG CTGAGGACACTATCCAGTGAACAACTGAAGCTCCTGAAGGCACCATTGAACCCAGAGTTCAAGCACAATGCAAGGCCTCTTCAGCAAATCAATGGACGTAAAATAGAGATGTACTACCACCCCAACAACCACCATGCAACTCGTGTATCACCATAA